The proteins below come from a single Drosophila miranda strain MSH22 chromosome Y unlocalized genomic scaffold, D.miranda_PacBio2.1 Contig_Y1_pilon, whole genome shotgun sequence genomic window:
- the LOC117191382 gene encoding uncharacterized protein LOC117191382, with product MRLGPTHAREPPTETDDMVCDTTPTRDREPNDLRTCACHNYAAPGEAAPTFREDKDRMGRRDPPFPSTARGGISKCQACNVEEVDSGTGIRCGYGQRHDPLYFDPLSYRSGGNRRRSKATKTICVPPPSYPECPAQKKPQRRQCPDKTVQYRDTRSDGAACVSTCPGRVRCSSRGTDNRPLGRIAIRVKWPSGSRSRRPFAVRSRSPLEPKVCTPKSPKKSSARCSKKRQTDYVAQRSCKKVIRRNPFAVCRDSSQIDDILPHEEFLDKYERNWKHRGNSCAGNRGTHGGNTNAGKNRYSEMQEYRDNRDYPGGTCPSKCPNYVSDETMVEQQHKYQCYRSPEEGACSRRHTSKKRPKKRAIAGPCCRICGQCGFMPTNPRGCIGLICRVKSKRSTAESGAKGKLIVRYYINIYIRSHHPRGIE from the exons ATGAGGCTTGGTCCAACCCATGCGCGAGAACCACCTACAGAGACAGACGACATGGTTTGTGATACGACCCCGACTAGAGACAGAGAGCCGAACGATCTGAGAACTTGCGCTTGCCACAACTATGCCGCGCCAGGGGAGGCAGCTCCTACTTTTAGAGAGGATAAGGACAGGATGGGAAGAAGAGATCCCCCATTCCCTTCTACGGCAAGAGGCGGCATAAGCAAATGCCAGGCTTGCAACGTGGAAG AGGTCGACTCGGGCACGGGGATCAGGTGCGGATACGGCCAACGCCATGACCCCCTCTACTTTGATCCCCTCAGCTACAGGTCCGGGGGGAACAGGAGAAGGAGTAAAGCTACCAAAACCATCTGTGTCCCTCCCCCGTCATACCCTGAATGCCCAGCCCAGAAGAAGCCTCAGAGGCGCCAATGCCCCGATAAGACAGTCCAATATCGGGATACCCGCAGTGATGGGGCTGCGTGCGTCTCTACCTGCCCCGGCCGTGTGCGATGTTCCAGTCGTGGTACGGATAACCGTCCTCTGGGACGAATAGCAATACGGGTCAAATGGCCATCCGGCAGTCGCTCACGGCGCCCGTTTGCAGTACGCTCCCGTTCCCCGTTGGAGCCCAAAGTCTGCACTCCAAAGTCCCCAAAGAAATCTTCCGCACGCTGCTCAAAAAAGCGTCAGACGGACTACGTTGCTCAGAGGTCATGTAAGAAGGTAATCAGGAGGAATCCCTTTGCCGTATGCCGGGACAGCTCTCAAATAGATGACATTCTGCCCCACGAGGAGTTTCTGGATAAATACGAGCGAAACTGGAAACATAGGGGCAATTCATGTGCAGGGAATAGGGGCACACACGGGGGGAATACCAATGCCGGGAAAAATCGATACTCTGAAATGCAGGAATACCGCGATAATCGCGACTATCCAGGCGGGACTTGTCCAAGTAAATGTCCGAACTACGTCTCCGACGAGACTATGgtggagcagcagcataaGTACCAATGCTATCGCTCTCCAGAGGAAGGGGCATGTTCACGGCGCCACACGTCCAAGAAGAGACCCAAGAAAAGGGCCATTGCGGGTCCCTGCTGCCGAATCTGCGGCCAATGCGGATTTATGCCGACGAATCCGCGAGGGTGCATCGGCCTGATCTGCCGGGTGAAATCCAAGCGATCGACTGCCGAGAGTGGCGCAAAAGGAAAACTAattgttaggtattatattaatatctatatacggtcacaccatccaagggggatagaataa
- the LOC117191554 gene encoding uncharacterized protein LOC117191554 — MVTSSVAPTSRVRAVGAVAGCWGSQQAGQWQAIPNGQPWSPQQPQQQQPIQQLLGDPNGGQPLNIIVLQDCDNNALIDQLTTAISRSGGQGHTNLQPPPNEQDAVQPGYSNYSYNNPLSGYIDYEVVDFNRGSQMQYSRNMDYDDGYDNDGYMDRYLQSRSSCDITSCVAKNPPTTCACNSGSCTCKSCPKECKSDGGKTENKSCSCTCNCTACECKVQETECDPTCGGKCASKCEKKCDLCELLAKALEIFNSLSEPKKKKKPHRPYSIYSKKKSLQCGLHKVKEEQKPQESSLRLQHPGGE; from the exons ATGGTTACCTCTTCGGTGGCCCCAACATCAAGAGTCCGGGCGGTTGGAGCTGTCGCAGGATGCTGG GGGTCACAACAGGCTGGACAATGGCAAGCGATCCCCAACGGCCAGCCATGGTCgccgcagcagccgcagcagcagcagccgataCAGCAACTATTAGGAGATCCCAATGGGGGCCAGCCCCTGAACATCATTGTGCTGCAGGACTGCGACAATAATGCGCTCATCGATCAGCTAACCACGGCCATCAGCCGGAGCGGTGGGCAGGGGCATACCAATCTTCAGCCACCGCCAAATGAACAGGACGCGGTACAGCCAGGATACAGCAACTACAGCTACAATAATCCGCTCAGCGGCTACATTGACTACGAGGTCGTGGACTTCAATCGAGGCAGCCAGATGCAGTACAGTAGGAATATGGACTACGATGATGGCTATGACAACGATG GGTACATGGATAGGTATCTGCAGAGCCGCAGCTCATGCGACATAACCTCCTGTGTAGCCAAGAACCCACCCACGACCTGCGCTTGTAACTCCGGCTCCTGCACTTGTAAGTCCTGTCCCAAGGAGTGTAAGTCAGACGGCGGGAAAACTGAGAATAAATCCTGCAGCTGCACCTGCAACTGCACTGCCTGCGAGTGCAAGGTCCAAGAGACAGAGTGTGACCCCACCTGCGGGGGCAAATGCGCCAGCAAGTGTGAGAAAAAGTGTGATCTGTGCGAGCTCCTTGCCAAGGCCCTTGAGATCTTCAATAGCCTCTCCGAAccgaagaagaaaaaaaagccGCACAGGCCATACTCCATCTACTCCAAGAAGAAGAGCCTCCAATGCGGACTACATAAAGTTAAGGAAGAACAAAAACCGCAAGAGAGTAGCCTCCGGCTCCAGCACCCAGGTGGTGAATGA
- the LOC108159360 gene encoding LOW QUALITY PROTEIN: uncharacterized protein LOC108159360 (The sequence of the model RefSeq protein was modified relative to this genomic sequence to represent the inferred CDS: deleted 1 base in 1 codon), which translates to MPGILLQQSEKEGIYRNSYSRLQNGEAQGCWRREAAFSDRLPAPAVTGGLLSSPSHQSLLVPSMAEYWQNMCNKLSGALPRMAMLVPPEPSSRRLTRLRRQMMWSPREIMYVPHSKGMGMVQDNYVRQQHQQAQIQQLSRQQPYPPTWGRSQWQGPSPAWGHNHSSRTISQQRQKSVNSPNFSACPVSQAEAPVCDFESEASRFVATASRIEMQQKELHEKQLQLQKLQESHFSPQPSQVIVPVGILKNPARPEGGQSSDTELHLKNAKRVTVEGMDGKLHERVMAPSNPKPLDTPRRRWTSSQEPQRDPHQEHYSKEYQRKHHLEHPAKTMKVPQQQQSAGTFNFGKFVSNFTDGYDRNPVSQGTAPIHKSKKSSMLCSNAGSARRRPPEWPKVDRILRRVEPKTSKRGRKRSSKILPDHQVDQLDSGSSTSTSTLTAVMSSESLRTPQSCHENVRQSREHSKTPFLAVENDRRGKILPKTPHRSQTSIKTEQEENSARERQGASLDVYARTFEQAPLEEQPDSTSKKSRIRRVNINQLLQNQEHQDGNAVWESLVQLVDQMCDPLEDEVEQQEIEASEENRLNAGFGTNRRPNKKRKQYSVYLMVNSDVDEEDDSLPKQQPDSPVILPESHIHNKISYENHNHNPILNERHILNHPEIRQDHYANQCYRFFQEDQRRPSHRKRKRRSGSRIKSWPTHIPHHPGPNSARPLHCPKPDMSRPQTRQQRTRSISKPPAKKRLHRSISAVHEAQRLHRLWEKVPLVNPSYMMYPKMNSTRRRYY; encoded by the exons ATGCCGGGAATTCTACTACAGCAGAGCGAGAAAGAGGGGATATATAGGAAT TCATATTCCAGACTTCAGAATGGTGAGGCGCAAGGCTGTTGGCGTAGGGAGGCAGCTTTCTCTGACCGCTTACCAGCACCTGCCGTCACAGGGGGGTTGCTTTCGAGCCCCTCGCACCAGTCTCTTCTGGTCCCATCGATGGCAGAGTACTGGCAGAACATGTGCAACAAGCTGTCGGGTGCCCTGCCCCGCATGGCCATGCTGGTGCCACCGGAACCGAGCAGTCGCCGTCTGACCCGGCTGCGTCGCCAAATGATGTGGTCTCCTAGGGAGATTATGTACGTGCCACACTCCAAAGGCATGGGCATGGTTCAGGACAACTATGtgaggcagcagcaccagcaagcACAGATTCAGCAGCTGTCCCGCCAGCAGCCTTATCCGCCTACGTGGGGCAGATCCCAGTGGCAGGGACCTTCTCCTGCTTGGGGACACAACCACAGCAGTAGAACCATTTCCCAGCAGCGTCAAAAGTCAGTCAACTCTCCGAACTTCAGCGCGTGTCCTGTCAGCCAGGCAGAGGCCCCTGTGTGCGATTTCGAGTCGGAGGCATCTCGTTTCGTAGCGACCGCCTCTCGAATAGAAATGCAGCAAAAGGAGCTGCACGAGAAGCAGTTGCAGCTGCAGAAGCTGCAGGAGAGCCACTTCTCGCCCCAGCCGTCACAGGTGATTGTCCCCGTGGGTATACTAAAAAATCCGGCGCGTCCGGAAGGGGGCCAGAGTTCAGATACCGAGCTCCATCTCAAGAACGCGAAGCGGGTGACGGTGGAAGGAATGGATGGCAAGCTTCACGAGAGGGTGATGGCTCCTAGCAATCCCAAGCCGTTGGATACGCCGCGTCGGAGGTGGACTAGCAGCCAAGAACCACAGAGGGATCCCCATCAGGAGCATTATTCCAAAGAATATCAGCGGAAGCATCATCTAGAACATCCAGCAAAGACAATGAAGgtgccacagcaacagcagagtGCTGGTACCTTTAATTTCGGGAAATTCGTCAGCAATTTTACAGATGGCTATGATCGGAACCCAGTTTCCCAAGGGACGGCACCAATACACAAGTCCAAGAAAAGCTCCATGCTATGCTCCAATGCAGGATCTGCAAGGCGACGACCCCCAGAGTGGCCTAAGGTGGATAGAATCTTGCGTCGAGTAGAGCCAAAGACGTCCAAGCGGGGGAGAAAGCGATCGTCCAAAATATTGCCCGACCACCAAGTCGACCAGCTGGACTccggcagcagcaccagcaccagcaccctCACCGCAGTGATGAGCAGTGAATCGCTCAGGACTCCACAATCCTGCCATGAGAATGTCAGGCAAAGCAGGGAGCACTCCAAGACCCCATTTCTTGCTGTGGAGAATGACAGGCGAGGCAAGATACTCCCTAAGACTCCACACCGAAGTCAGACCTCCATAAAGACCGAACAGGAGGAAAACTCGGCAAGAGAAAGGCAAGGCGCTAGCCTGGATGTTTATGCAAGAACATTCGAACAAGCACCACTGGAAGAACAGCCTGATTCGACGAGCAAGAAAAGCCGTATCCGGAGGGTGAACATCAACCAACTCCTGCAAAACCAGGAGCATCAGGACGGCAATGCCGTGTGGGAGTCCCTTGTGCAGCTGGTGGATCAAATGTGTGATCCCCTGGAGGATGAGGTGGAGCAGCAGGAGATTGAGGCATCCGAAGAGAATCGTCTAAATGCGGGTTTCGGTACCAATCGCCGCCCGAATAAGAAAAGGAAACAGTACTCCGTCTATCTGATGGTCAACTCTGACGTGGACGAAGAAGACGACAGCTTGCCGAAGCAGCAACCTGACTCGCCCGTTATCCTGCCTGAGAGCCACATCCACAACAAGATCTCGTATGAGAATCACAACCACAACCCAATTTTGAATGAGAGGCACATCCTGAACCATCCTGAGATCAGGCAAGATCACTACGCCAATCAATGCTACAGGTTCTTTCAGGAGGACCAACGTAGGCCTAGCCACCGGAAACGGAAGCGGCGATCGGGCAGCCGCATCAAGAGCTGGCCTACCCATATCCCACACCACCCCGGGCCAAACTCTGC CCGACCCCTGCACTGTCCCAAGCCGGACATGTCCAGGCCCCAGACGCGACAACAGCGCACGCGGTCGATATCCAAGCCGCCTGCTAAGAAACGGCTCCATCGATCCATCAGCGCGGTCCATGAGGCACAGCGTCTCCACCGACTATGGGAAAAGGTGCCGCTGGTCAACCCAAGTTACATGATGTATCCCAAGATGAACAGTACAAGGCGACGCTACTATTGA